In the genome of Pseudomonas protegens, one region contains:
- a CDS encoding response regulator — protein sequence MTAVDLPAVPRVLIAEADPWSRDLLKQVLLSVRCDARVDLCADGQEALQLLSEKPYDLIIADWELPGVDGLALLRSVRQRKRNPLQPFILLSARNDSASVREALPLAPTAYLTKPLNMEGLTQRLQGLLLDAGQEVSCEAPVLAPGMSLWTFLERRREVADGAPLLTDVQLAVKRSLNPDGLDLKQLEDEIRTDPQVTAVLISAANSAAQHHGDGVQTLSQALHRLGTGQSMNLILGLTLKRSARLSDPALADYAERYWELSLHTAEYGRTLARLLDLDQERCYCAGLLHRLGDLALLRCLQEWKQAGGELDDQEEIGDALERFGAAYGSALRTRWRMPLELRELIASSYQLGGGVYSREALVMHLAAQLARLTEHEGIEELARSKTARLLKIGLPELTRLRKG from the coding sequence ATGACCGCTGTTGATCTACCCGCTGTACCTCGTGTGCTGATTGCCGAGGCCGACCCCTGGTCCCGCGATTTGCTCAAGCAAGTGCTGCTCAGTGTGCGCTGTGATGCCCGTGTGGACCTGTGTGCCGACGGTCAGGAAGCCCTGCAGCTGTTGAGCGAAAAACCTTATGACCTGATCATTGCCGACTGGGAACTGCCCGGGGTGGATGGTCTTGCCCTGCTGCGTTCCGTGCGTCAGCGCAAGCGCAACCCGCTGCAGCCGTTCATTCTGCTCAGTGCTCGCAACGACAGCGCCAGCGTGCGCGAGGCCCTGCCCCTGGCGCCCACCGCCTACCTGACCAAACCCTTGAACATGGAAGGCCTGACCCAGCGCCTGCAGGGCTTGCTGTTGGACGCCGGCCAGGAAGTCTCTTGCGAGGCACCGGTCCTCGCCCCGGGCATGAGCCTGTGGACCTTTCTCGAACGCCGTCGCGAGGTCGCCGATGGCGCGCCATTGCTGACCGATGTGCAACTGGCGGTCAAGCGCAGCCTCAACCCCGACGGTCTGGACCTCAAGCAACTGGAGGACGAGATCCGCACCGATCCCCAGGTCACCGCGGTGCTGATTTCGGCCGCCAACAGCGCCGCGCAGCACCACGGCGACGGCGTGCAGACCCTGTCCCAGGCCCTGCACCGGCTGGGTACCGGGCAGAGCATGAACCTGATTCTCGGGCTGACCCTCAAGCGCAGCGCGCGCCTGAGCGATCCGGCCCTGGCCGACTATGCCGAGCGTTACTGGGAGCTGTCCCTGCATACCGCGGAATACGGCCGCACCCTGGCGCGCCTGCTGGATTTGGACCAGGAGCGTTGCTACTGCGCCGGGTTATTGCATCGCCTGGGGGATCTGGCGCTGCTGCGCTGTCTGCAGGAGTGGAAACAGGCCGGGGGCGAACTCGACGATCAGGAAGAGATCGGCGATGCCCTGGAGCGTTTTGGCGCGGCCTACGGTTCGGCCCTGCGCACCCGCTGGCGCATGCCCCTGGAACTGCGGGAGCTGATTGCCTCGAGCTACCAGTTGGGCGGCGGGGTGTACTCCCGCGAGGCGCTGGTGATGCACCTGGCGGCGCAGCTGGCGCGGTTGACCGAGCATGAGGGGATCGAAGAACTGGCGCGCAGCAAGACCGCGCGCCTGCTGAAAATCGGCCTGCCGGAGCTGACCCGTCTGCGCAAAGGCTGA
- a CDS encoding sensor domain-containing diguanylate cyclase, with amino-acid sequence MVNKNSHTPSSLVQWPEAAQTLLALMHAQGEVARLTEREQLFSSLLVSVNAVLWAYDWDSRQVLYVSPAYERIFGRPAGLLLADSKQWRDSIYPDDLEYAERSLAQVLEKGAVEDREYRIIDANGQVRWLSDKCFINRNPEPGQRLIVVGIAEDITEKKQLEAELQRLATTDALTQSSNRRHFFECAHREFEQARRHGLPLVFLLLDIDDFKVINDTYGHPQGDIVLQRIAESGRAALRRGDLFGRIGGEEFAAVFPGCAADMAHQVAERLQREIQRQTFCCQGQTFNVTISQGLSSRRREDESLDSLFARADAAMYQAKRQGKNRIVSG; translated from the coding sequence ATGGTCAATAAGAATTCACACACTCCATCTTCGCTTGTGCAGTGGCCCGAAGCCGCGCAAACCCTGCTGGCCCTGATGCACGCCCAGGGCGAGGTCGCGCGCCTGACCGAGCGCGAGCAGCTGTTCAGCTCCCTGCTGGTCAGCGTCAACGCGGTGCTCTGGGCCTATGACTGGGACAGCCGCCAGGTGCTGTACGTCAGCCCGGCCTATGAACGTATATTCGGGCGCCCTGCCGGACTGCTACTGGCGGACAGCAAGCAATGGCGCGACAGCATCTACCCCGACGATCTGGAATACGCCGAGCGCAGCCTGGCCCAGGTGCTGGAAAAGGGCGCGGTGGAAGACCGCGAGTACCGCATCATCGACGCCAATGGCCAGGTGCGCTGGCTCAGCGACAAATGCTTCATCAACCGCAACCCCGAGCCCGGGCAACGGCTGATCGTGGTGGGCATCGCCGAAGACATCACCGAAAAGAAGCAGCTGGAAGCGGAGTTGCAACGCCTGGCCACCACCGACGCGCTGACCCAGAGCAGCAACCGCCGGCACTTCTTCGAATGCGCCCATCGCGAGTTCGAACAGGCGCGCCGGCACGGCTTGCCCCTGGTGTTTCTGTTGCTGGATATCGATGACTTCAAGGTGATCAACGACACCTACGGTCACCCCCAAGGCGACATCGTGCTGCAACGCATTGCCGAAAGCGGGCGTGCCGCCTTGCGCCGCGGCGATCTGTTCGGACGTATCGGTGGCGAAGAATTCGCCGCGGTGTTTCCCGGCTGCGCCGCGGACATGGCCCATCAGGTCGCCGAACGCCTGCAGCGAGAGATTCAGCGGCAGACCTTCTGCTGCCAGGGCCAGACCTTCAACGTCACCATCAGCCAGGGCCTGAGCAGCCGGCGCCGCGAAGATGAAAGCCTCGACAGCCTGTTCGCCCGTGCCGACGCGGCGATGTACCAAGCCAAGCGTCAGGGCAAGAACCGCATCGTCAGCGGATAA